Genomic window (Cyanobacteriota bacterium):
ATTAAAGGTGCAGCGCTAAGTTGCATGATCTAGGTCGCTAAACCAGATACCTATGTGGTCAAAGCTTAATCTCACTTTCCCCTAAGTCGAGATTTGTCTCTTTTCTCAATCATGCAACAATGCTGCACCACTCAGTTAGAATTCAACTAACTACCTGCTCTCGATTACCCTCACGCAGGAGCAATCATTATGGTTCTAGCTACTCAACCCCCAACCCAGATCTTAACCATTGAGGACTATCTCGCCTATGACGATGGGACTGATACCCGCTACGAGTTGGTGGATGGAGAGTTGATTGACATGCCATCTGAACCGTTAGAAAACAGTGATGTAGCCCTGCGGCTGTTACTTGAATTTGCAAAGGTCGTGCCTCTGACTTGGTTGCGATATAAAGACCTAGAACTACAGGTCAGTGGACGGAGGGTAACTGTGCGCTTGCCAGATATAACCCTTCTAGGTGAAGAGTGCCGCGCTGCTCTAGCAGGAAGAACCAGAGGAATCATTACGCAAGACATGCCACCTCCTTTGGCA
Coding sequences:
- a CDS encoding Uma2 family endonuclease yields the protein MVLATQPPTQILTIEDYLAYDDGTDTRYELVDGELIDMPSEPLENSDVALRLLLEFAKVVPLTWLRYKDLELQVSGRRVTVRLPDITLLGEECRAALAGRTRGIITQDMPPPLAVIEVVSPGRANVIRDYRYKRSEYAARGIAEYWIVDPQEQKITVLTLVDGLYEEAVYRGDDRVSSTVFPSIQITVSNILSA